One Candidatus Schekmanbacteria bacterium RIFCSPLOWO2_02_FULL_38_14 DNA segment encodes these proteins:
- a CDS encoding four helix bundle protein, which produces MKNFKDLKIWQNGIELVKKVYQMTNSFPAKETYGIVSQMRRSCVSIPSNIAEGFMRRHNKEFKQFLYIALGSLAELETQIVLSEELGFLKNEQGKNIKANIYELNKMITGLIKCL; this is translated from the coding sequence ATAAAAAACTTTAAAGACTTAAAAATCTGGCAGAATGGGATAGAATTAGTGAAAAAGGTTTATCAAATGACAAATTCTTTCCCTGCTAAAGAAACATACGGCATTGTCAGTCAGATGAGAAGATCATGTGTATCAATTCCTTCAAATATAGCTGAAGGTTTTATGAGAAGACACAATAAAGAATTTAAGCAATTCTTGTATATTGCTCTAGGCTCTTTAGCAGAATTAGAAACACAAATTGTTCTATCAGAAGAATTAGGCTTTTTGAAAAATGAACAAGGCAAAAATATAAAAGCTAACATTTATGAACTGAACAAAATGATAACAGGATTAATTAAATGTCTTTAA
- a CDS encoding glycogen debranching enzyme GlgX codes for MSREKRRVTAGNFFPLGATPGEGGVNFALYSKYADGVDLLLFDKPSDAIPYEVIHIKNKTRFVWHCFVEGIGAGSIYAYRVRGAYMPEWGLRFNPNRLLIDPYAKAITGKFDSNWCHLGYDSYSSFADLSFNSKDNAGGSPKCLVIDDGFDWEGDKPPRIPMENTIIYEVHLKSLTAHRSSQAKNPGTYLGVIEKIPYLENLGITSVEFLPVHHCQGEDFLPQKGLTNFWGYNTLGFFAPDSRYSTNKYPGSQVEEFKQMVKALHKAGIEVILDVVYNHTCEGNERGPSYSFRGIDNPTYYKLAPERRYYMDYTGCGNSLNFDEPQVIKLVMDSLRFWVEVMHVDGFRFDLASTLGREQGRFDVVSSFFTAIHQDPVLSRIKLIAEPWDIAWDSYQVGNFPIDWAEWNGKYRDCIRKFVKGDSGILPEMGYRLTGSSDLYGDDGRTPYHSINFITCHDGFSLNDLVSYANKHNEANLENNRDGNDTNQSWNWGAEGETTDPQINNLRKRLVKNFFTILMISQGVPMILGGDEFLRTQKGNNNAYCQDNETSHFDWSLVRKNNDMVEFVRKVIALRKRIPHFRRSLFFTGQDIDLDSFKDINWYNENLSVPDWNNLENRHIAFLIDGSELRESSQGVKWDIMVFLNFHWEDKNFLIPETKSGGIWYRLIDTSLPAGQDASEDEKAFPLPLQKNYLVTQRSVVVLLKAKHGD; via the coding sequence ATGAGCAGAGAAAAAAGAAGGGTTACAGCAGGAAACTTTTTCCCATTGGGTGCGACTCCAGGGGAGGGAGGGGTAAACTTTGCCCTTTATTCCAAGTATGCCGACGGAGTGGACCTCCTCCTTTTTGATAAACCATCAGATGCCATACCATATGAGGTAATACACATTAAGAATAAAACCCGCTTTGTCTGGCATTGTTTTGTGGAAGGGATTGGCGCAGGCAGCATCTATGCATACAGAGTCAGGGGAGCTTATATGCCTGAATGGGGATTGCGTTTTAATCCAAACCGCCTTTTAATTGACCCCTATGCAAAAGCCATTACAGGGAAATTTGATTCCAATTGGTGCCACCTCGGTTACGACTCTTATTCATCCTTTGCAGACCTCTCTTTTAATAGCAAGGACAATGCCGGGGGTTCTCCAAAGTGTTTGGTAATTGATGATGGATTTGACTGGGAAGGTGATAAGCCTCCGCGGATTCCAATGGAGAATACCATAATCTATGAAGTCCATCTTAAAAGTTTAACTGCTCACAGGTCTTCGCAAGCAAAAAATCCTGGAACCTATCTTGGTGTTATTGAAAAAATTCCCTATCTTGAAAATCTTGGAATAACTTCAGTAGAGTTTCTTCCGGTGCATCACTGCCAGGGAGAGGATTTTCTTCCCCAAAAGGGGCTTACCAATTTCTGGGGATATAATACTCTGGGTTTTTTTGCCCCGGATAGCAGATACAGCACAAACAAATATCCGGGATCTCAGGTAGAGGAATTTAAACAGATGGTTAAGGCACTGCATAAAGCAGGCATAGAGGTTATACTTGATGTGGTCTATAACCATACATGTGAAGGCAATGAAAGGGGACCAAGTTATTCATTCCGTGGAATTGATAACCCGACTTATTACAAGCTGGCACCTGAGAGGCGCTATTATATGGATTACACAGGGTGCGGGAATAGCCTGAATTTTGATGAGCCTCAGGTTATAAAACTCGTGATGGACTCATTACGGTTTTGGGTTGAGGTGATGCACGTTGACGGTTTCCGTTTTGACCTGGCATCTACCCTTGGCAGGGAACAAGGACGATTTGATGTAGTTTCAAGTTTCTTCACTGCCATCCATCAGGATCCTGTGCTTTCAAGGATCAAACTTATTGCCGAGCCCTGGGATATTGCCTGGGATTCATATCAGGTGGGAAATTTTCCAATTGACTGGGCAGAGTGGAATGGCAAGTATCGCGACTGTATAAGAAAGTTTGTCAAGGGAGACTCAGGGATATTGCCTGAGATGGGTTATCGTCTGACCGGTAGTTCAGACCTATACGGAGATGATGGCAGGACTCCGTATCACAGCATAAATTTCATTACCTGCCATGATGGTTTTAGTCTAAATGACCTTGTTTCCTATGCCAATAAGCATAATGAAGCAAACCTTGAGAACAACAGGGATGGCAATGACACCAATCAATCATGGAACTGGGGTGCAGAGGGTGAAACAACTGATCCTCAGATTAACAATCTCAGAAAAAGGCTTGTAAAAAACTTTTTTACCATTCTCATGATATCACAGGGTGTGCCAATGATTCTTGGGGGAGATGAGTTTTTAAGGACTCAGAAAGGAAACAATAATGCTTACTGTCAGGATAATGAAACAAGCCATTTTGACTGGTCCTTAGTCAGGAAGAATAATGACATGGTGGAATTTGTCCGCAAGGTGATAGCTTTAAGAAAACGCATTCCTCATTTCAGGCGTTCCTTGTTTTTTACAGGTCAGGATATTGATTTAGACAGTTTCAAAGACATTAACTGGTATAACGAAAATTTATCCGTGCCTGACTGGAACAATCTTGAAAACCGGCACATTGCTTTCCTGATTGATGGTAGTGAGTTGAGGGAAAGTTCTCAGGGAGTTAAATGGGATATTATGGTGTTTTTAAACTTTCACTGGGAGGATAAAAATTTTCTCATCCCTGAAACTAAAAGCGGGGGAATATGGTACAGGCTGATTGATACTTCCCTGCCCGCAGGACAGGATGCTTCTGAAGATGAGAAAGCCTTTCCCCTGCCTTTACAGAAAAATTACCTCGTTACTCAGAGAAGTGTAGTGGTTTTATTGAAGGCAAAGCATGGCGATTAA
- a CDS encoding AbrB family transcriptional regulator — protein sequence MAKKGKKEFCCPPVGKEIGCCKVESLITVDDRGQMVLPKEIRDRAKIKAGDKLAIISWEKGEKVCCISLVKAEDFAEMVKGFLGPMMKGMVG from the coding sequence ATGGCAAAAAAAGGTAAAAAAGAATTTTGTTGTCCACCGGTAGGTAAGGAGATTGGTTGCTGTAAGGTTGAATCGCTAATAACTGTGGATGATAGGGGACAAATGGTGCTTCCAAAGGAGATAAGAGACAGAGCAAAAATCAAAGCTGGAGATAAGTTAGCAATTATAAGCTGGGAAAAGGGTGAGAAAGTTTGCTGTATTTCGTTGGTTAAAGCTGAAGATTTTGCAGAGATGGTAAAGGGTTTTCTTGGTCCAATGATGAAGGGAATGGTGGGTTAG
- a CDS encoding arsenite S-adenosylmethyltransferase, which produces MDNREIKKAVKEGYGKIAKKESSCCEPVSSSFGSKELAERISKKIGYTDEELKVVPEGANLGLGCGNPVALATLRKGETVLDLGAGAGFDCFLAANKVGKKGKVIGVDMTPEMIEKARENARKGKYENVEFRLGEIENLPVADNSVDVVISNCVINLSPDKKKVFKEAFRVLKQGGRLMVSDLVLLKEFPDSIKSSIESYVGCLTGAILKEDYIAAIERAGFDEVKIMQDEKSFSMDCMSNDPTAKAIMESFKISHEQLKEISVSVMSIRVYGLKPR; this is translated from the coding sequence ATGGATAACAGAGAAATTAAGAAAGCTGTAAAGGAAGGATATGGGAAAATAGCTAAAAAAGAAAGCTCTTGCTGTGAACCTGTAAGTTCTAGCTTTGGAAGTAAAGAGCTTGCAGAGCGTATAAGCAAAAAGATTGGATATACTGATGAAGAACTGAAAGTTGTTCCTGAAGGTGCAAATTTGGGTCTTGGATGTGGGAATCCTGTTGCTCTTGCAACTTTAAGAAAAGGAGAGACTGTTCTTGACCTTGGTGCAGGTGCTGGTTTTGATTGTTTTCTTGCAGCAAATAAAGTTGGAAAAAAGGGAAAAGTCATTGGTGTTGATATGACACCAGAGATGATTGAGAAAGCGCGAGAAAATGCAAGAAAAGGTAAATATGAGAATGTTGAGTTTAGACTCGGAGAAATTGAAAATCTGCCTGTTGCAGATAATTCTGTTGATGTGGTGATATCAAATTGTGTTATCAACCTTTCACCGGATAAGAAAAAAGTTTTTAAAGAAGCATTCAGAGTGTTAAAGCAGGGTGGAAGACTTATGGTTTCTGACTTGGTATTGTTGAAAGAATTCCCTGATTCTATAAAGTCTTCTATAGAGTCGTATGTTGGTTGCCTTACCGGAGCAATACTGAAGGAGGATTACATAGCGGCTATAGAGAGAGCTGGATTTGATGAAGTTAAGATAATGCAGGATGAAAAATCTTTCTCAATGGACTGCATGTCTAATGACCCAACTGCAAAAGCAATTATGGAGAGTTTTAAAATATCTCATGAACAGCTTAAGGAGATTTCCGTCTCTGTTATGAGTATAAGAGTTTATGGACTAAAACCAAGATAA